The nucleotide sequence CATGATGAACACCAAGCTTGGTGGGGTGCAGGTAATATTTCAGCTTGCTGGTATCTTTGTCATGGCAAACATCAGGTTCTAGTGAACCCGCCCTCTCTCAGATAGAAAGCCGCTTAACAATCACTCATTTTGTTGGTTGCGATGAACTAAAGAAGTGAAATTAGTCCCTCGCTCTTAATTTATTACCTGCGTAATTGGTCGTTTGACGAAAGATGTATGTTTGATAATCGGGAACTCCGCGCATTAAGGCTTCAATACCTTGGTTGAACTTAATCTACCATAACAGGCAAGCCAAGTCAGCAACCCCAGAAGAGGTCTTTCCAACATCGCGCTAGGGCGCCGCAGGCGTAGATTGCGGTTGGGTAATAGAGAACCCCATCGGTGCCGGGTCTTTCGGCTCCCAGATAATCACCACCTTCCCCCAGGTGTCTTCCAGCTTGGCTACTACAGCGGCCGCCTCTTTTTCGTTGAGATCCGGCAGACGGGCGTTGACCTCCGGTATCTCAGTCTTGTGGTAGTGCCAGTTGGGCTTCTCGTCTTCTGGCAGCGCAGCGTACATCCGCGGGCTGATGATGGTCTCAATACCGATGAGCCGGGCGTTCGGCGCGTCACTATCGTACAAGAGAGCTTGGCTCACCTCGTCGCTGATGGCCTTGACGTAGTGATGGACAATCTGGTCAGGGTCGTCGTTAATGTGCTTGATGGCGTCAATATGCAAAGTGTAACCGAACGCGGGAGAATCTGGTGGGGCGCCCTGCGGCGGGCGGGCGCAGGCGGCAAGGCCGACGGCGATGAATAGGCCGACTGCGACGATTTGGAATAAGGCGCCTCTGGACATCTTTAAACCCCTAGTTTATAACCTCAGCAACATTATACATCATCAGCTCCTACCGATGCTAGTTCGCAAACCCGAAAATACGACCTGGATTATCCTCTTAAGGATGGACGTGCACTGACCTGAAGTTTGAATAGTACATATTCAACGCGATGGCAGCCTAGACAACATCCTCTTGCAGGACTTATCTAATTCCTCAATGAAATACTAAAAAGTGAACTGGAGTAACCAGCAAAAGGGCGTATTCTGAGAGTAAGATCAGTTTGCGGAAATGTTAGCAGTTGGCGGTTAGAGTAAAAAGAGAGCTTAACCAGTCCATTGCCTGGCTAAATCCAGTATGTTATAGTTTAGCTATTATGGGAGCAGCCAGTATTGACACTATTGACGGTGGTACCGTTACTTCTCCCCGCGGTTTCCGTGCCGGGGCAACCCGCGCCGGAATCAAGCAAGGGGCGGGAGATAAATTAGACCTGGGCATACTCTTTTCTGAGACGTCCTGTACGGCCGCTGCCCTGTTTACCTCCAACCGGATTAAATCGGCGCCGATAATATTGTGTCAGAAGAGATTGAAAAAAGGCAGCGCCGTAGCTATTATCGCCAATAGCGGTTGCGCCAATGCTTCTACCGGTGAGCGTGGCCTGGCTGATGCTGCCGAGATGGCCTCCCTGGCTGCCAAAAGTATCGGGGTGAACCCTGAGGATGTGCTGGTCGCCAGCACCGGAGTAATCGGTCAACCACTCCCGATGAAGCTGATAAAGACCGGAATTGACCGGATTATCCTCTCCGGCGATGGCGGTCATGAGCTGGCGCAGGCGATAATGACCACCGATACCGTTCCCAAGGAAACAGCGGTATCCGGCAGAGTAGATGGCACCATGTTCACCATCGGGGGGGTAGCCAAGGGGTCAGGGATGATTCATCCCAACCTGGCAACCATGTTTTGCTTCCTGACCACCGATGCCGCCGTGGAACCTGATTTTCTAAAGTCGGCGCTGCAGAAGGCGGTGGATATTTCCTTTAACATGATTTCAGTTGATGGAGATACCAGCCCCAGTGACATCGTCCTTATTCTGGCTAACGGCATGACGGAGAACCAGCCGATTGCCATCGGCAGCCAGGCGGCTCACGTTTTTCAGCGGGCTCTGGAACAGGTCTGTATCCATCTGGCAAAGGCTATTGCCCGTGACGGAGAGGGTGCTACCAGGCTGATTGAAGTCACCGTTGACGGCGCCGCCAGTACCGCCGAGGCACGGCTGGCCGCCCGGACGGTGGTCAGCTCACCCCTGGTGAAAGCCGCCATACACGGCGCCGATCCCAACTGGGGAAGAGTCATTGCCGCCGTAGGGCGGAGCGGGGCGGAGGTGGTGGAAAGCAAAATAGATCTGTCCATCGGGGGGATTGACCTGTTAAAAGGGGGCAGCCCATTGCCGTATGACGAAAAGAGCGTTGTCCGGGTGTTTAAGAGGAGCGAGGTGCCGATAAGCGTGCACCTTAACCTGGGCACGGCTTCGGCTACCGCCTGGGGGTGTGACCTCTCTGAGGAATACGTAACTATTAACAGCCAGTACATGACCTGAAAGCGATTAAT is from Dehalococcoidales bacterium and encodes:
- the argJ gene encoding bifunctional glutamate N-acetyltransferase/amino-acid acetyltransferase ArgJ, translated to MAVRVKRELNQSIAWLNPVCYSLAIMGAASIDTIDGGTVTSPRGFRAGATRAGIKQGAGDKLDLGILFSETSCTAAALFTSNRIKSAPIILCQKRLKKGSAVAIIANSGCANASTGERGLADAAEMASLAAKSIGVNPEDVLVASTGVIGQPLPMKLIKTGIDRIILSGDGGHELAQAIMTTDTVPKETAVSGRVDGTMFTIGGVAKGSGMIHPNLATMFCFLTTDAAVEPDFLKSALQKAVDISFNMISVDGDTSPSDIVLILANGMTENQPIAIGSQAAHVFQRALEQVCIHLAKAIARDGEGATRLIEVTVDGAASTAEARLAARTVVSSPLVKAAIHGADPNWGRVIAAVGRSGAEVVESKIDLSIGGIDLLKGGSPLPYDEKSVVRVFKRSEVPISVHLNLGTASATAWGCDLSEEYVTINSQYMT
- a CDS encoding DUF1264 domain-containing protein, whose product is MKHINDDPDQIVHHYVKAISDEVSQALLYDSDAPNARLIGIETIISPRMYAALPEDEKPNWHYHKTEIPEVNARLPDLNEKEAAAVVAKLEDTWGKVVIIWEPKDPAPMGFSITQPQSTPAAP